A region from the Brassica napus cultivar Da-Ae chromosome C8, Da-Ae, whole genome shotgun sequence genome encodes:
- the LOC125591826 gene encoding uncharacterized protein LOC125591826 has product MSSFIPSDYKALDLSGDNYLDWAINTSAVLKSRGLGKCIKYGNDTLACERHRAIMIMRHHLCEDLRDEFGYVNDPHNLWSFLNSRFCEPMLHESKKKWEAPRFQDYESVDNYHSDLMRITYSLRLCGELVTNEDLLNKTRDTFHSEEVLLSHQAKGFTTYYDLFSYLLDIEQKKHKRMDNIRRFNDIMEIYYEVLDSEITSWGNIVLLGSMRI; this is encoded by the coding sequence atgtcgagttTCATACCCTCAGATTACAAAGCCCttgatctctctggagataattatcttgATTGGGCTATAAACACTTCAGCCGTcttgaagtctagaggacttgGGAAGTGCATCAAGTATGGCAATGACACCCTTGCGTGTGAAAGACACAGAGCCATAATGATTATGCGACACCATCTCTGTGAGGACCTTAGAGACGAGTTTGGATATGTTAATGATCCTCATAATCTCTGGTCATTTTTGAATTCTAGATTCTGTGAGCCAATGTTGCacgaatccaagaaaaaatggGAAGCTCCAAGGTTCCAGGATTATGAATCCGTGGACAATTATCACTCTGATCTTATGAGAATCACCTATAGTCTTAGACTATGTGGTGAATTGGTAACAAACGAGGATTTGTTAAACAAAACTCGTGACACATTCCATTCAGAGGAAGTGTTATTATCACATCAGGCCaaaggtttcaccacctatTATGACCTGTTctcatatttattagacattgagCAAAAGAAGCATAAAAGGATGGATAACATCAGACGGTTTAATGACATCATGGAGATATATTATGAAGTACTAGACAGTGAGATAACATCGTGGGGTAACATTGTGTTGTTAGGTTCTATGCGAATCTAA